The DNA sequence CATGTGTAGTAGCCAGCTTTTCATTTAGTAAACCTGAAGCAGCAAACAAAAACGCACCGGTACAAAAACTAGCCAATTCAGCTCCTTTTTTGTGTTGCTTTTGTAACCACGGAATAAAACTTTTGTTCTTCGCAATCACCTCACTCATATTGTCTGTAGTAAAAGCGGGAATCAAAATCAATTCCGGATGTTCTTCAGAAGTTTCTATTGGTTGTACTTCATATCCAAACAAGTGTTCCTGATTGATCTGTTCGGAAGATTGAAAGATCATAATCTCAAAAGGTTTTTCAATTCCGGTATGCAATTTATTAGTGGTTTCAAAAACTTCTAAAATCGCTGCAATGCTCAATAATTTATAGTCATGCGGTACAATTAGACCTATTTTTTTGCTCATGGTTTGTTGCTTTTTGAAAGTTAATCTCTACACAAAAGTATAAAAATTGTCTCATATGACCCTAAAAATGACTTTTATTGTATTCTTAAGGATTGTTTAAAATTCTAAATTTGTCTTAAATAATTAGTAATTTTATAAATATGAAAACAGAAATTTTCTTAAATCTTCCAGTAAAAGATTTAAAACGGTCCATGGATTTTTTTACAGAATTGGGTTTTACATTCAATATGAACTTTACAGATGATAAAGCAGCTTGTTTGGAAATTGGCGAAAATATTTTTGCTATGCTTCTCTTGGAGGAGTTCTTTAAAACCTTTACTAATAAACAAATTTGTGACACCTCCAAAAGCACTGAATTTTTAACGGCTTTATCCGTTGACAGTCGTGAAAAAGTAGATGAGATAATAGCGGCCGTTGTAAAAGCCGGAGGAACAGAATATATGGAGGCAAAAGACTATGGTTGGATGTACCAAAAAGCCTTTTTAGATCCGGACGGACATCATTGGGAAATCTTCTTCATGGATGAAAGTCAGGCTCCTTCAAATTAAATTTTTAACTAACAATATAAACTTAAACAACTATGATTACAGTAAAGAATACAATTGACGCACCGATAAGTAAAGTTTGGGAATTTTGGACATTACCGGAACACATTACAAAATGGAACACACCTTCGCCGGACTGGCATACCCCTTATGCTGAAAATGATGTAAAAGAGGGCGGAAAATTCAAATCGACTATGGCTGCAAAAGATGGCAGTATGAGTTTTGATTTTGAAGGAGAATATACGTTGGTCAAACAAAACGAAGCCATCAATTATGTAATAGCAGACGGACGTAAAGTGGAGATTAGCTTTAAGCAAACGCCAAACGGAGTAGAAGTGGTTGAAAGTTTTGACCCTGAAACAGAAAATTCGGAAGAAATGCAACGCGGAGGCTGGCAGGCTATTATGGATAGTTTTAAAAGTTATGTAGAAAGTGCAACCTAAAACGGACAAAGATGACAAAACAAATTTGGTTGAATCTACCTGTTAAGAATGTAGCAAAAGCAAAAGCCTTTTTTTTGAAAGTAGGGTTTACTTTTAATGAGCAACAGGATACGCCCAGCTCGACTTGTATGTTGGTTGGAGAAAAGAATTTTGTAGTAATGCTTTTTGAAGATGCTTTGTTTGAGAGCTTTTCTCAGAACAAAATTACAGATACACAATCGAGTTCAGAAATCCTGATTTCGATTGATGCCGAAAGTAAAGAGGAAGTAGATGCATTAGCAGAAAAGGTAAAAGCAGCCGGAGGGATTGTTTTTGCTCCGCCGGCAGAAAACCAGGGTTGGATGTATGGTTTTGGTTTTGCCGATTTAGACGGTCATCGCTGGAATGTTTTATATATGGATTTTAGTAAACTACCACAACAAAATTAGATATGGAAAGATTAGAATTTGCAATTAGAATAAAGGCTTCACGAGAGAAAATATGGTCAGTTTTATGGGAGGAGGAAACCTATAAGAAATGGACTGAAGTTTTCTGCGAAGGTTCCTCTACAATAAGTAACTGGAACGAAGGAGATACAATACATTTTTTATCCCCTGGAGGTGAAGGAATGTATAGCATTATTGAAACAAAGATTCCTAACGAATATATGGCTTTTAAACATTTAGGTGAACTAAAAGATTTTAAGGAAATGCCCATTGATGAGGAAACAAAAAAATGGAGCGGTGCCATGGAAACGTATCGATTAACAGCTGACGGCGAATTTACTGATTTGGTGGCTCACGTTGATGTAGTCGAAAAATACCTGGATTACTTCAAAGAGACTTTTCCAAAAGGATTGGAAAAAGTAAAAGAATTAGCAGAATAAGAATAAATGATCAATGACAATAAATAATAACAACAAACAATAAAATATCATGGCAACAGTAAACCCTTATTTAATATTTAATGGAAATTGCGAAGAAGCATTCCTATTTTATAAATCAGTTTTTGGAGGAGAATTTCCATATATCGGAAAATTTAAAGATATGCCTGAAGGCGAAGAAGGATGTACAGGTGCATCAGAAAAAGATGCAGACAGAATCATGCACGTTTCTTTACCAATTGGAGATACTATTTTGATGGGAAGCGATAGCAGCGAACAATCCGGAGATGTAGTGGTTGGTGGAAATTTCTCCGTTTCAATTAATGTAGCAAGTACAGAAGAAGCAGATCGAATTTTTAACGGATTATCAGCTGGCGGAGCGGTTTATATGCCGATGGAAAAAACATTTTGGGGTGCTTATTTCGGAATGTTCAAAGATAAATTTGACATCAGCTGGATGGTAAATTTTGATGAAAATATGCCAAGTAAATAAAGACTGATAAGCAATTATTCTATCTTTAAAAGACTAAAAAATGATTCCTCAAAATGGAGTCATTTTTTGTTTGAAGTTACCAAAAGTATATTTATTTTAATAATTAGTGTTAAATGTTAAATTAATTAAAAAATAGCCATTGATTTGTGTTTTTTAGGTCTAAAAAAACAATGATTATTCTTTTTTATCAACAATAGATTGCCGATTTTTGTCGCTTCGTAATCAATAAAGAAAACATGGCAGCAGAAGGCAAAGAGATTATTTTATTAAAAGTTTCCGGTCATGATAAGCCGGGAGTTACAGCTGGTTTAACAGCGGTATTGGCAACTTATGATGCTGTTATTTTAGATATAGGTCAGGCCGATATTCACGATACACTTTCATTAGGAATTTTATTCGAAATTGAATCCGGCTCAAGTTCCGGACCTGTTTTAAAAGATTTGTTGTTTAAAGCTTACGAATTGGAAATCAAAGTGAAATTTACTCCGATTTCTATTGAAGATTACGAAACCTGGGTAAAATCGCAATCAAGACAACGTTATATCATTAATATTTTAGGAGAGCAATTGGCCGCTTCACAATTGGCCGCAGTGACTAAAATATTGTCTGATCAAAATCTGAATATTGATTCCATTATAAGACTAACGGGCAGAACTTCTATTATTGAAATAGAAGAAAATCCTCGTTCTTGCATACAATTAGCGGTAACCGGAGAAATTGTAGATAAAATTGTCATGACGGCCAGTTTTATGCAGATTTCAAGAACTTTAGATGTTGATATTTCTTTCCAGGAAGACAATATTTACAGAAGAAACAGACGTCTGGTTTGTTTTGATATGGATTCGACATTGATTCAGACCGAAGTAATTGACGAGTTAGCCGAATTAAACGGAGTAGGTGAGCAGGTAAGAGCAATTACAGAACAGGCCATGAACGGTGAAATTGATTTTAACGATAGCTTCAAGCAGCGCATGGCTTTATTGGAAGGATTGAGTGAAGATGTTTTACGATCTGTTGCAGAAAAATTACCTATAACAAAAGGAGCCCATCGTCTGATGAAAGCCTTAAAATACTACGGATATAAAACAGCAATCCTTTCCGGAGGATTCACCTATTTTGGCGAATACTTGCAAAAGGAATTAGGAATTGATTATGTTCACGCGAATCAGTTGGAAATTATAGACGGTAAGCTGACCGGTAAATATTTAGGAGATATTATCGACGGACAGAAAAAAGCAGAGCATTTAAAAGCTATCGCCGACAAAGAAGGAATTCATATTAACCAAACAATAGCTGTGGGTGACGGTGCAAATGACTTACCGATGCTAAACTTAGCCGGTTTGGGAATCGCTTTTCACGCCAAACAAAAAGTAAAAGAAAACGCCGCGACCTCAATTTCAAGCTTAGGACTTGACGGTGTTTTGTATCTGTTAGGGTATCACGACAGGTATATTGATATGATGTAGGCTTCGACTTCGCTCAGCCTGACAATGGGAGTTATTGAGCCTGACAGTTGGAGTTGGATTCAATAAGTCTGCGAATAGAACAGCAGGTTTTAATTTGTGAAAATTAGTGTAATTCGTGGCAAAACTAAACCTTACGCAAGTACATTGATATAGTGTAACAATTAAGGTGTCACCCTGAGCGAAGTCGAAGGCTTTTAAGCGATAAAGGGGCTTCGACTTCGCTCAGCCTGACAATGTGAGTTTATTAAGTTTGAGAATATAGAACAGCAGGTTTTAATTTGCGATAATTAGAGTAATTCGTGGCAAAAAAACTATAGCACCTTCAATCATTCCAGATCCCCAAAGTTTTACCCCAGGTTGGAATTTGGAATTTCAAAAGTTTGGAATTTAAAAAATTTGGAATTTCAAAAAAATCACGACATTTCCTTCAACTGTTCCAGATAATCTCTCTGATTCGAAAGTCTCGGAATTTTATGTTGACCACCCAATTTGTCTCTTTCCTTTAGCCAGTCGTAAAACAAATTTTCTCTGGCAATGTTAATTACCAAAGGATTTAAGGTCATGTTGTTGTAGCGTTTGGCTTCGTAATCAGAGTTTAAAGTCTGTAAGGTTTCATCCAGTACTTTTTGGAAAAGCCCTACATCTGCCGGTTTTTTCTTGAATTCGATCATCCATTCGTGTGCTCCTTTTTCTTTGTCCTTCATGAAAATAGGGGCAACCGTATAATCGATTACTTCTGTTTGAGTAAGTTGACAGGCTTTGGCAATGGCCTGATCGGTATTTTCGACCATTAATTCTTCACCAAATACATTGATGTGATGTTTGGTTCTTCCGGTAACTCTGATTCTATACGGGTTTAAAGAAGTAAAACGAACCGTATCACCAATCAAATAGCGCCATAGACCTGAATTTGTGGTAATAACAATAGCGTAGTTTTTATTTAATTCAACGTCAGCGAGACGAATTACTTTCTGGTTTAGAGTTCCAAAAGTATCCATTGGGATAAATTCATAGAAAATTCCATAATCCAGCATCAATAATAAATCACTCGAATTATTTAAATCCTGAATTGCAAAAAAGCCTTCTGAGGCATTGTATATTTCGTAATATTGGAAATCCTTGCTAGGTAGGATTTTCTTGTATTGTTCTTTGTAAGGAGAAAAGCTCACACCGCCGTGAAAATAAACTTCAAGGTTGGGCCATAACTCCAATAAACTTCCTTTTCCTGTATCTTCTAAAACTTTATTCATCAGAACCAACATCCACGACGGAACTCCGGCAAAGCTGGTTACATTTTCATTTTTGGTTTCATTGATGATGGCTGCAATTTTAGCTTCCCATTCGGTCATTAAAGAAGTTTTGTTGCTTGGAGTACTACTAAATTCGGCCCAGATTGGCATGTTTTCGATCAGAATGGCCGAAAGATCTCCAAAAAAAGTATTGTTGTTCTCGTAAATCTGAGAGCTTCCACCCAGACGAAGACTTTTTCCCAAAAACAATTCTGAATCTTCATTGTTGTTCAGGTACAGACAAAGCAAATCCTTACTTCCTTTATAATGACAATCTTCGAGAGCTTCATTACTGACCGGTATAAATTTACTTTTGGCATTAGTAGTTCCGCTTGACTTAGCAAACCATTTGATTGGCGTTTCCCAAAAAACACCCTGTTCACCCTGGCGCGTTCGTTCAATTAGAGGTTGCAATTCCTCGTAAGTAGCAATAGGCACCCGCTCAGCAAAAGTCTGATACGAGTTTATGGACGAAAATTCATATTGTTTTCCTATAATCGTGTTTTCAGAAGCAGTCAATAAGTTGTGTAACAATTCTTCCTGAACTTCATTCGGGTATTTTAGAAAGAGCTCTATTTGATGAATTCTTTGCTTAAGAACCCAAGATGCAAACGAGTTGATTATTGATAAGGGCATGGATAATTTTAGATTTTAGATTTTAGATTTCCGTTTTAGTATCAAAAAGCAGAAGATTTAAAATTTGAATATCGATATACAAATACTAACTTTGTCGTCATACCAAAAATAGTGTATTTTTTACAAAATACAATTTATTTAAGTTAAGAATCTAATTCAAAATTTGAATTTAAAAGGTAGAATTCACTGCCCTTAAAAGTAAATCTAAAGTCTAAAATCAGCAATCTAAAATCCAATGACATATCAAGGCGTACTTACAAAAATGCAAACAGAAATCGGAAACCCTATTCAATATTATTTGGTTTTTGATGATAGTTTTCTCAATATGAATCAATTATTGAATAAAGAAATTGAAGTCAGTTTTGTGGGATATCAATGTCTGAATTGTGGTAAAAAGAAAAAGATCTACAGACAGGGATTTTGTTATGAGTGTTTTTATTCAAGTGCGGCTGTTGGAGATTGGATTATGAGACCCGAATTGAGTACAGCACATTTAGGAATTGCAGATCGTGATTTGGAATACGAACAAAAAGTGCAATTGCAACCTCATATTGTGTACCTGGCGGTAGCGAGTGATATAAAGGTTGGGGTAACCCGTAAAACGCAAGTACCAACCCGTTGGATTGATCAGGGAGCGAGTCAGGCGATTGCAATTGTTGAGGTTCCGAATCGTTATTTGGCCGGAATTACCGAAGTTGCTTTAAAAAGCCATTATACAGACAAAACCAATTGGCGAAAAATGCTTCAGAACGAAACACAGACTTTTGACTTGATTAAAGAGAAAGAAAAAGTAGAAAGTTTAATTCCGGAAGAAGCGCGCGAGTATTTTTACAGTCAAAAAAATGATTTGTATGAATTACAATATCCGGTTTTAAATTTCCCTGCAAAAGTAACGAGTCTAAATTTAGATAAAACACCTACATTTCGAGGAAAACTAACCGGAATAAAAGGGCAGTATCTGATCTTTGAAAATGGTACTGTTTTTAATGTTCGAAGCTCAGAAGGCTATGTTGTAACCATTGCAGTTTAGTTTTTTATTGTTTAGCTAACTAGTTTATTCTGTTGGTGTTACTTGCTGTTTTTTCTGCGAAAAGCATGAAAAAGTTGATACATTTGATTACAATTTTATAATAATTACTTATTAGAAGATTTTTATTTTAGAGAACAAAACAATTTAGATTTGAACAGTTTCAAATTATAGTTGTTTTTCTTGAGTAAAGAGATGTTTTTTCTAATACGTAAATTATATAGTTATGAGTGTTTTAACTGCCATAAATGTTTTCAGAAGGCGCGTAATGCACAGTCTGACTAAGAATGTTGGGAAATCAAAAAGAGACTTAGATATTGTTTTAGTAGATAAAACAGAAATAAAACGAATTTTGATTTGCAGACCCAATGCACGACTGGGAAATCTTTTATTGATTACGCCACTGGTTCAGGAAGTCTCAGAAATGTTTCCAAATTGTAAAATCGATTTATTTGTTAAAGGACCGCTGGCGCCAATTATTTTTAAAAACTACGATACGGTCCATAAAACAATTCATTTACCTAAAAAACCTTTTAAAAGTTTACTGAAGTACTGTAAAGTCTGGATTTCGATAAGAAGACAGCCCTACGATATGGCGATCAATGTAGATCAGAATTCTTCGTCGGGACGTTTGGCGATCATTTTTTCAAGAGCAAAATATAAATTCTACGGAGATTTAAGTGATCAGCAGCAACATCAGCATGTAAAAAGTGATTATGAACATATTGCGAAGTATCCCGTTTATAATTTCAGGAACTACTTAACAAAACTGGGATTAGCAAAAAGCAACAGCATAATTCTGCCTTTAGATCTGAAATTAACACAGCCTGAACTCAAAAAAGGCAAAAAGACGCTAAAGAAAATAGTAGACGGTAGTTCGAAAAAAACAATTTGTTTGTTTACCTATGCTACCGGGACAAAATGTCTGTCACAAGACTGGTGGATGGATTTTTACCAAACGCTTAAACAGCAATACGCAGACTATACCATAATCGAAATCTTGCCAATTGAAAATGTCTCACAGATTGGTTTTGAAGCGCCATCATTTTATAGTAAAGACATTAGAAAGATTGGAGCAGTAATAGCAAATGCAATGGTTTTTATAGGAGCCGATAGTGGTGTGATGCATTTAGCAAGCTCGGTTCAGACCCCGACAGTAGGTTTGTTTTCGGTCTCAGATCTTAAAAAATATGAGCCTTATGACAACAGTAGCATTGGAGTTGATGTTACTACTTGTTCCCTAAAGGATTATTTTAAAATATTGAATGGAATTTTAAATAACGGAAAGCTAAAAGCTTATTCAAAAGCCGTTTAAGGATAAAAAAAAGGTCAATCGCGAGATTGACCTTTTTTACATTATTTAGTTTTTCTTCTTAAACAACCCGTTCAACAAGTCGCCTGCTTTTTTGGTAACTTCCTGAGTCTTTTTCTCTTTTTCAGTTGCCGCAGCTTTCGTTGTATCTTTAGATTTTGTGTTTTTATTAATCAAATCCGTAAGAGCTGATGTACCTTTTTGGGTCAGTTTGTCTTTCTGTTGATTCACTAATTGAGTTGTCAAACTGGTAACGGCGCTTTTCATATCGGTTGTTACCTTCGGATTAGAGAAATTACCGGTAATCATGGCATTCACAGGAATATTATCCAGTTTTGCGGCATCTGCAGGAGACATTTTAGCAATCAATGCGTTTGCTTCACTTCCTAAATATTTAGCCGGAACATCTAATTTTAGATTGTAATTCATAGTTTGGTCAAAACCGTGCGTTCCTCCAACTGTGATTTTGATATCCTGGTATTTAATGTCAAATGGTTTTACATTTACTTTTCCGTTTTCAAAAGTCAAAGCCATTTTCAAATCATTTAAATTCAATTTGCTTGCGTCAAGGAATTTGATGTTTGAAGTTAAGGAATTTAATACCGTAGAATTTTTAGCATTTAGTGTACTCGAAAGCAACTGCCCCAGTAAATCTCCCGAAATTGATTTTAAGTCCGGAGTTAATTCTTTGGCATCTAAATTTCCGTTTAGTTTAATCGTAGAATTTAATTTTCCGTTGATGATTCCTGCCAGAGGAGCAATTTTTTTCATCATGTCCAATTGCGTAAAAGTCTGAGCAATATCTACTTGATTAAAACCTAAATTCATGTCAAAAGTAGGTACTTTGGATTTGGTGGAAACCGCTCCGTTTAATCCAATTGTTCCTCCGAAAATAGACGTTTTAAAGTTTTCTAAAGTTGCTTTTTCGTCTTTAACAATCAATCTTCCCGAAACATCTTTTAGTTTTAAATTATCGTATAAAACTGTAGTTGCTTTTGCGTTTAGGGTACAATTTAAAAACGCGGGAATCTTCATCGCTTCGGTAGGTTTTGCTTGCGTCGTGGCTGTTGCCGGCTCGCCCGAAGTCATGAAATCATCAACAGCAAGTTGGTTAGAACTCATGTTGAAGTTTCCTCTAAGTTCTTGTTTTTTGAACATAAAACCATAGAAGTTTTCCAGAACTCCGTTGATGCTGATATCGCTTTTTCCTGTAGTAGCATCAAATTGTTTAAGGTTGATTTTACTTGGATTAAATTCGACCAAAGCCGTACTGATGTTCATTGATTTGTTGTTTTCATCCGTATACTTAAAACCGGATAAACGCATTGTTCCTGCATTTTTGATGTTTTGATACTGGCTTTTCTCTACAGAAGCCATATCAAAATTGGTAGTTACATCTGCTTTTAAAATACCGGCCAAAGGTTTGTCTAATTTGATTGGATAGGCTTTTGAAAGGTTAGCCAAGTTAATCGTTCCTTTTAGAGCCGCATCTACAATCGGATTTACTGTTATGTTTTTTATATTGGCTTTTGCGCTAAAAACATCCTGGTCAATTCTAAAAGAAAGTTTGTCTAAATTAACATAAGTGTCATTTAAAATCCCTGTTTCATTGATGATTTTGGTGTCAATTACAATGTTCTGAACCGATTTTGGCAAGTTCGGATATTGAAAAGAAGCATTGTTTGAGGCAATTGCAATATTGAATTTTGGTACCGTTGTCTCGGTTAATTCTCCTTTTGCAAAACCAGTGACAGTAAAGTCTCCCGTAGTTTTTACACCGTCTAAACCAGCAGCATAAGCAGAAGGAATTAAACCTAAGAAGTTCGTAAAGGAAGAAGTAGGTGTTTTAAATTTTAAATCATAAATCTGACCCGCTTCAACCATTTGAATGAATCCGTCAAATTCCAGTGGCAATTGGTTAATTAAAGCTTTGTTTTCTTTAAAAGTGTATTTGCTTTTCTCTAAGTCAATGCCAAGAACAGCATCTAAAGTCAGAGATACTTTATTCATGAAATTGGTTTTATCCATGTCTAAAGAAACTTTTGCAGTAGATTTGGTAGTCAAATCCAGTTTTGAGTTGGTGAAGTCACCAGTTCCTTCGTGATTTAAACTGTCAATTACCATTTTAATCTTAGAACCCTGATCAATGTATCGAAAAGTAAAATTCTCGATTTTGTAGTTTTGAATTTTTAAAGCAAGAGGTTTTCCGGCTTCTGTTTTTTCTGTTTTTTCTTTGTTTTTTAAAGCAATATCAAAGTTCCCGACTCCGTCTTTGTTAAAAATAATATTGATTAAACCATTTTCAGAACTAATTCCCTCGATGTTTAAAGGTTCCTCTTTTCCTTTGAAAAGTTCTTTGATGCTCATCTTTAGATTTAATTTACCTAATGATACCAAAGTGTCTCCTTCAAAAGGGGCTTTGTTGATGATAACTAATTTATCAATTCCAACAGTGGCATTCGGAAAGTTTCGGAACAAACTTAAATCAGCATCTGCAAAACTCACTTTGGCGTCTA is a window from the Flavobacterium cupriresistens genome containing:
- a CDS encoding VOC family protein; protein product: MKTEIFLNLPVKDLKRSMDFFTELGFTFNMNFTDDKAACLEIGENIFAMLLLEEFFKTFTNKQICDTSKSTEFLTALSVDSREKVDEIIAAVVKAGGTEYMEAKDYGWMYQKAFLDPDGHHWEIFFMDESQAPSN
- a CDS encoding GH3 auxin-responsive promoter family protein yields the protein MPLSIINSFASWVLKQRIHQIELFLKYPNEVQEELLHNLLTASENTIIGKQYEFSSINSYQTFAERVPIATYEELQPLIERTRQGEQGVFWETPIKWFAKSSGTTNAKSKFIPVSNEALEDCHYKGSKDLLCLYLNNNEDSELFLGKSLRLGGSSQIYENNNTFFGDLSAILIENMPIWAEFSSTPSNKTSLMTEWEAKIAAIINETKNENVTSFAGVPSWMLVLMNKVLEDTGKGSLLELWPNLEVYFHGGVSFSPYKEQYKKILPSKDFQYYEIYNASEGFFAIQDLNNSSDLLLMLDYGIFYEFIPMDTFGTLNQKVIRLADVELNKNYAIVITTNSGLWRYLIGDTVRFTSLNPYRIRVTGRTKHHINVFGEELMVENTDQAIAKACQLTQTEVIDYTVAPIFMKDKEKGAHEWMIEFKKKPADVGLFQKVLDETLQTLNSDYEAKRYNNMTLNPLVINIARENLFYDWLKERDKLGGQHKIPRLSNQRDYLEQLKEMS
- a CDS encoding ATPase → MERLEFAIRIKASREKIWSVLWEEETYKKWTEVFCEGSSTISNWNEGDTIHFLSPGGEGMYSIIETKIPNEYMAFKHLGELKDFKEMPIDEETKKWSGAMETYRLTADGEFTDLVAHVDVVEKYLDYFKETFPKGLEKVKELAE
- a CDS encoding AsmA family protein, which gives rise to MLKKILKISAIVLVVFIAALFAIPYFFKDQIKAKISEAINESVDAKVSFADADLSLFRNFPNATVGIDKLVIINKAPFEGDTLVSLGKLNLKMSIKELFKGKEEPLNIEGISSENGLINIIFNKDGVGNFDIALKNKEKTEKTEAGKPLALKIQNYKIENFTFRYIDQGSKIKMVIDSLNHEGTGDFTNSKLDLTTKSTAKVSLDMDKTNFMNKVSLTLDAVLGIDLEKSKYTFKENKALINQLPLEFDGFIQMVEAGQIYDLKFKTPTSSFTNFLGLIPSAYAAGLDGVKTTGDFTVTGFAKGELTETTVPKFNIAIASNNASFQYPNLPKSVQNIVIDTKIINETGILNDTYVNLDKLSFRIDQDVFSAKANIKNITVNPIVDAALKGTINLANLSKAYPIKLDKPLAGILKADVTTNFDMASVEKSQYQNIKNAGTMRLSGFKYTDENNKSMNISTALVEFNPSKINLKQFDATTGKSDISINGVLENFYGFMFKKQELRGNFNMSSNQLAVDDFMTSGEPATATTQAKPTEAMKIPAFLNCTLNAKATTVLYDNLKLKDVSGRLIVKDEKATLENFKTSIFGGTIGLNGAVSTKSKVPTFDMNLGFNQVDIAQTFTQLDMMKKIAPLAGIINGKLNSTIKLNGNLDAKELTPDLKSISGDLLGQLLSSTLNAKNSTVLNSLTSNIKFLDASKLNLNDLKMALTFENGKVNVKPFDIKYQDIKITVGGTHGFDQTMNYNLKLDVPAKYLGSEANALIAKMSPADAAKLDNIPVNAMITGNFSNPKVTTDMKSAVTSLTTQLVNQQKDKLTQKGTSALTDLINKNTKSKDTTKAAATEKEKKTQEVTKKAGDLLNGLFKKKN
- the serB gene encoding phosphoserine phosphatase SerB, with product MAAEGKEIILLKVSGHDKPGVTAGLTAVLATYDAVILDIGQADIHDTLSLGILFEIESGSSSGPVLKDLLFKAYELEIKVKFTPISIEDYETWVKSQSRQRYIINILGEQLAASQLAAVTKILSDQNLNIDSIIRLTGRTSIIEIEENPRSCIQLAVTGEIVDKIVMTASFMQISRTLDVDISFQEDNIYRRNRRLVCFDMDSTLIQTEVIDELAELNGVGEQVRAITEQAMNGEIDFNDSFKQRMALLEGLSEDVLRSVAEKLPITKGAHRLMKALKYYGYKTAILSGGFTYFGEYLQKELGIDYVHANQLEIIDGKLTGKYLGDIIDGQKKAEHLKAIADKEGIHINQTIAVGDGANDLPMLNLAGLGIAFHAKQKVKENAATSISSLGLDGVLYLLGYHDRYIDMM
- a CDS encoding SRPBCC family protein, producing the protein MITVKNTIDAPISKVWEFWTLPEHITKWNTPSPDWHTPYAENDVKEGGKFKSTMAAKDGSMSFDFEGEYTLVKQNEAINYVIADGRKVEISFKQTPNGVEVVESFDPETENSEEMQRGGWQAIMDSFKSYVESAT
- a CDS encoding DUF2797 domain-containing protein gives rise to the protein MTYQGVLTKMQTEIGNPIQYYLVFDDSFLNMNQLLNKEIEVSFVGYQCLNCGKKKKIYRQGFCYECFYSSAAVGDWIMRPELSTAHLGIADRDLEYEQKVQLQPHIVYLAVASDIKVGVTRKTQVPTRWIDQGASQAIAIVEVPNRYLAGITEVALKSHYTDKTNWRKMLQNETQTFDLIKEKEKVESLIPEEAREYFYSQKNDLYELQYPVLNFPAKVTSLNLDKTPTFRGKLTGIKGQYLIFENGTVFNVRSSEGYVVTIAV
- a CDS encoding VOC family protein, encoding MATVNPYLIFNGNCEEAFLFYKSVFGGEFPYIGKFKDMPEGEEGCTGASEKDADRIMHVSLPIGDTILMGSDSSEQSGDVVVGGNFSVSINVASTEEADRIFNGLSAGGAVYMPMEKTFWGAYFGMFKDKFDISWMVNFDENMPSK
- a CDS encoding VOC family protein, translated to MTKQIWLNLPVKNVAKAKAFFLKVGFTFNEQQDTPSSTCMLVGEKNFVVMLFEDALFESFSQNKITDTQSSSEILISIDAESKEEVDALAEKVKAAGGIVFAPPAENQGWMYGFGFADLDGHRWNVLYMDFSKLPQQN
- a CDS encoding glycosyltransferase family 9 protein; translation: MSVLTAINVFRRRVMHSLTKNVGKSKRDLDIVLVDKTEIKRILICRPNARLGNLLLITPLVQEVSEMFPNCKIDLFVKGPLAPIIFKNYDTVHKTIHLPKKPFKSLLKYCKVWISIRRQPYDMAINVDQNSSSGRLAIIFSRAKYKFYGDLSDQQQHQHVKSDYEHIAKYPVYNFRNYLTKLGLAKSNSIILPLDLKLTQPELKKGKKTLKKIVDGSSKKTICLFTYATGTKCLSQDWWMDFYQTLKQQYADYTIIEILPIENVSQIGFEAPSFYSKDIRKIGAVIANAMVFIGADSGVMHLASSVQTPTVGLFSVSDLKKYEPYDNSSIGVDVTTCSLKDYFKILNGILNNGKLKAYSKAV